A stretch of DNA from Catenulispora acidiphila DSM 44928:
GCCAGTTCGGCGTGAGCAGCCGCAACGAGTCCCAGCGCTCGCGGCGCCACGAGTTCGCCACCTCGCCGCGTTCCAGGACGAGGTGGTCGATGCCGGCGGCGGTGAGGAAGTGGCTGGCGGCCAGACCCGCGTGCCCGGCGCCGACCACCACGGCGTCGCTGTGCTCGATGGCTCGGCCCTCTCAGAGGACTTCGACGGTGACGTCGGTCGGGTTGGTCAGCGCGTCGAAAACCGCCGAGCGCTTCTGCGACTGCGCGACCAGCGCCTCGATCTCCTGCTGCGAGGCGTCGGCGTCGATGCTGAAGGAGACCTTGATGTCGGTGAAGCCGTTGCGCACATCGCTGTCGGCGCCGAGGATCCCGCGGATGTCGTGCCGGCCCTCGACCGTGGAGGAGACCGAGCGCAGCTGGATCCCGCGGTTCTGCGCGACCGACGCCACCCCGGCGGTCAGGCAGCCGGCCAGCCCGACGAGCAGGTACTCGATCGGCGTGATGCCGTTGTCCTCGGCGGCGAAGACCGCCGGGTGGTCGGCCTCGAACACCGACTCGGTCTTGTGGTTGTGCTCCTCGCCGAGGCCGAAGAAGTCCTTGACGGTCGTGGTGCTGTGCACGCCGTCGCGCCAGGTGGAGGTGGCACGCCAGGTGAACTGGGCCGCCTCGGGCGCGCCCTTCAAGACCTCGCGCGCGTCCAGCAGCGCCTGCACGTTGACTCCGTTGGTGACCGTGGTCATGGGACGAGCCCGCCCTTCCGCACGATGGCGCAGTGAATCTTGAATTCCTATCTGGTTACTCGACAATACACGGGAGCGGGGGCGTACCATAGCCCTCATGCACAAACCCGCCACGGTGCCGCCGACCGGCTCGGTCGGCACCGTCGAGACGCGGTTCCTCGACCTGCCCGAACCGGTCCCGCTGGAATGCGGCCGGGAACTGAGCGGAGTGCGGGTCGCCTACGAGACGTACGGGAGCCTGTCCCCCGCGCGTGACAACGTCATTCTGATCTGTCACGCCTTGAGCGGGGACGCCCACGCCGCCGGGATATCCGCGGCCGCAACCACGACGGCAGGCACGCGCGACGGCTTCGCCGCCGAGGACCGCGACGGCAGCGCCGGAGCGAGCCTGGGCTGGTGGGACGGGATGATCGGGCCCGGCAAGGCCTTCGACACCGAGCGATACTTCATCATCTCCACCAACTTGCTGGGCGGATGCCGCGGGACGACCGGACCGCGATCGACGAACCCTGGCACCGGGCTCCCCTACGGACCGGACTTCCCGGTGATCACCGTCGCGGACATGGTGCGGACCCAGCGACGCTTTCTGGACCGGCTCGGCATCGAACGCCTCGCGGCGGTCGCGGGCGGATCCCTTGGCGGTATGCAGGCGCTGGAATGGGCTGTGCTGTTCCCGGATCAGGTCGACGCGATCGTGGTCATAGCGTCCACGCATGCCCTGCATCCGCAAGGGGTGGCGTGGAACGCAATCGCCCGCGAAGCCATCATGGGCGACCCGGCGTGGCAGGGTGGCCGCTACCACGGGACCGGCCGGACGCCTGACGCCGGCATGGGTGTGGCGCGCATGGTCGGGCATGTCACCTACCTGTCGGGTCCTGCGCTGGAGGCGAAGTTCGCCCGGCGGTTGCAGGCCTCCGAGCAGATCCGCCACACCCTCACCGAGCCTGAGTTCGCGGTTGAGAGCTATCTGAACCATCAGGCTGCCTCGTTCGTGAAGCGGTTTGATGCGAACACTTATCTATACATGTCGCGCGCGCTGACGTACTTCGACCTGGCGCGCCAGCACGGCGACGGCTCGTTGAAGCACGCGCTGGAAGGCGTCTTGGCGCGGACGCTGCTCATCGCGTTCAGCTCGGACTGGCTGTATCCGCCTTCGGCTTCGGACGAGATCGCCGATGCGTTGCGCTCGCTCGGCAAGCCGGTGGACTACCACTTGATCGAGGCGCCGTACGGGCACGACAGTTTCCTGCTTGAGGAAGCACGCCAGATTCCCATCGTCCGCCAGTTCCTGGAGGATGGGATCCAGACGACGATGAGGACTGCGACTCCATGACCGGCGACCTTCCGCGCTCGCGTCCGCGCACCGAGCAGCCCCACGAATTCGGCTTCGACACGCGGCAACTGCATGCCGGGCAGCGTCCCGATCCGAACACCGGCGCGCGGGCGGTGCCGATCTTCCAGACCGCCAGTTATGTGTTCGAAGACCCGGAGTCCGCGGCGGCGTACTTCAATCTGCAGGAGTACGGAAACACTTACTCCCGCATCATGAATCCGACTGTCGCAGCCTTCGAAGAACGGGTGGCGAACCTGGAGGGCGGCAGCGGCGCAGTGGCGTTCGCCAGCGGGATCGCAGCGCAGGCGGCGGCGCTGTTCACGCTGCTCGAGCCCGGCGATCACGTGGTGTCCTCCTCGGCGCTCTACGGCGGGACCGTCAACCAGTTCAAGCATCTGTTCCGCAAGATGAACGTCGAGCTGAGCTGGGCCGACCTCGACGATCCGGCGGCGTGGGAAGCGGCGGTCCGGCCGACCACGAAGGCGTTCTTCGGGGAGACGATCGGCAATCCGGCGGGCAATGTGCTGGATATCGAAGCGCTGGCAGGCATCGCGCACCGGCACGGCCTGCCGCTGATCGTGGACAACACGTTCGCCACGCCGTACCTGTGCCGCCCGATCGAGTGGGGCGCGGACATCGTGGTGCACTCGGCGACCAAGTTCCTCGGCGGGCACGGGACGAGCATCGGCGGCGTCGTGGTCGAGGCCGGGACGTTCGACTGGTCGAACGGACGCTTCCCGGTCATCGCCGACCCGTCCCCGGCGTACCACGGGCTGAAGTTCCACGAGACGTTCGGCGAGTACGGGTACCTGATGAAGCTGCGCGCCGAGACCCTGCGCGACCTCGGCGCGGCGCTGTCGCCGTTCAACGCTTTCCTTTTCCTGCAAGGGATCGAGACGCTGTCTCTACGTATGGACCGGCATGTCGCGAACGCGATGACGGTCGCGGCGTTCCTCGACGGGCACGAGGCGGCGGCGAACGTCACCTACCCCGGTCTGCCGGGCAGCAAGTACCAGCCGCTCGTGGAGAAGTACCTACCGCGCGGAGCCGGCGCCGTGTTCTCCTTCGACTGCGTAGGCGGTCGGGCCGGTGGGCAGGGGTTGATCGGGGGCGTGCAGCTGTGGTCGCACCTGGCGAACGTCGGGGACGCCAAGAGCCTGATCATCCATCCGGCCAGCACGACGCACCGGCAACTCGGCGACGATGAGCTGCGCGCGGCCGGTGTCGGGCCCGGGACGGTGCGGCTGTCGGTCGGGTTGGAGACGGTCGAGGACCTGATCTGGGATCTGGAGCAGGCTTTGGCGAGGGAAGGCGGGACGGCGTGAGCGGCTTGGGCGAGGTGAGCGGCGTGGGCGACGTGGGCGGCGTGAGCGACGGCGTGGCGCGGTATCAGG
This window harbors:
- a CDS encoding OsmC family protein — translated: MTTVTNGVNVQALLDAREVLKGAPEAAQFTWRATSTWRDGVHSTTTVKDFFGLGEEHNHKTESVFEADHPAVFAAEDNGITPIEYLLVGLAGCLTAGVASVAQNRGIQLRSVSSTVEGRHDIRGILGADSDVRNGFTDIKVSFSIDADASQQEIEALVAQSQKRSAVFDALTNPTDVTVEVL
- the metX gene encoding homoserine O-acetyltransferase MetX; the encoded protein is MHKPATVPPTGSVGTVETRFLDLPEPVPLECGRELSGVRVAYETYGSLSPARDNVILICHALSGDAHAAGISAAATTTAGTRDGFAAEDRDGSAGASLGWWDGMIGPGKAFDTERYFIISTNLLGGCRGTTGPRSTNPGTGLPYGPDFPVITVADMVRTQRRFLDRLGIERLAAVAGGSLGGMQALEWAVLFPDQVDAIVVIASTHALHPQGVAWNAIAREAIMGDPAWQGGRYHGTGRTPDAGMGVARMVGHVTYLSGPALEAKFARRLQASEQIRHTLTEPEFAVESYLNHQAASFVKRFDANTYLYMSRALTYFDLARQHGDGSLKHALEGVLARTLLIAFSSDWLYPPSASDEIADALRSLGKPVDYHLIEAPYGHDSFLLEEARQIPIVRQFLEDGIQTTMRTATP
- a CDS encoding O-acetylhomoserine aminocarboxypropyltransferase/cysteine synthase family protein translates to MTGDLPRSRPRTEQPHEFGFDTRQLHAGQRPDPNTGARAVPIFQTASYVFEDPESAAAYFNLQEYGNTYSRIMNPTVAAFEERVANLEGGSGAVAFASGIAAQAAALFTLLEPGDHVVSSSALYGGTVNQFKHLFRKMNVELSWADLDDPAAWEAAVRPTTKAFFGETIGNPAGNVLDIEALAGIAHRHGLPLIVDNTFATPYLCRPIEWGADIVVHSATKFLGGHGTSIGGVVVEAGTFDWSNGRFPVIADPSPAYHGLKFHETFGEYGYLMKLRAETLRDLGAALSPFNAFLFLQGIETLSLRMDRHVANAMTVAAFLDGHEAAANVTYPGLPGSKYQPLVEKYLPRGAGAVFSFDCVGGRAGGQGLIGGVQLWSHLANVGDAKSLIIHPASTTHRQLGDDELRAAGVGPGTVRLSVGLETVEDLIWDLEQALAREGGTA